The Bacillota bacterium LX-D region ATACACCGTTTGCGCGACCAGAAGCAGAAGCTGCTCCTTGAAAACGCCAACCGTGATGAACTTAAAAAGCGTATGGCTGATATGAGCACTTTCCTCAAGAAGCAATCTACCGCTCTTGCCGAATATGATGAGCAGCTTGTCCGGCGGCTGATTGAAAAAATCACCGTCTACGAGGACAAATTCACTGTGGGGTTCAAGTCAGGCGTGACGGTGGATGTGGAAGAATAATCGCACCAAAGTAAAGACTCCTCAGAACTGGAACAAACCCGGTGATGGGGAGTCTTGTTTGATTTTCAACTATTTCTTCGGTTTGAACATGGCACTATAGGCTTTAACCGCCTCATCCTTCATAAGCCATCCAAACTTTCTTAGAAACTCCAACTTCTGTTCATCTGTGGCCCATTCCTGTAATGTGTGTAGTACTCCTTCAAAGCGCTCATTCTCTTTACCGTTAAAAAACTTACCTCCGGGGCCTTGCTTAAACATTGCTGGTACACCATTTTTAATAGCCTTCCAGACTGTTGATCCTCCTGTAGTAGTCAGGTCATCACCAACAAATCCGTCTAACGCTCCTGATGCTAATTTTTTTAATAAGTTCTTTTCTTCACTTGTAAATGCCATATTTAGTCCTCCCACTCGTCAACGCTAATATCCTCTGAATCGTAAGCGCCCATTGGATATTCTCGAATCCAGCCTTCGATTTGAATCACCGTACCGCAATCTGGACACTCATAGCTATCTTCAGAATTGAAGCTATACACTGTATCTGGCCCCATACCATTTTCCTTTTCATCGCTACTCTGGTCATACATGTAGTCTTCCAAATCAACTTCATATTCTGCACCACAGTGAGGGCAACATATACTACGAATAAGCGACACAGGTCGGTAACCATACATATCTTCGATATCGATAAATTCTTCTCCTGCAGCCTCTTTCTTAGTAATCACATTCCAGTAACGTTCGGTTTCGAATGTCTCGAATTCTGCTTTATCATCAAGCAGTTCTGAAAGCAATTCTAACGAATTACGCTTTCTTGCAATTTCTGCCTCAATATTATTCTTGCGAGAAAGAATCGCTTCCTCCAAAGTACACTCACCGTCCTGCATTTTTCTTATGTCACTGCAGGTAAGTCCTGATTTGGTCAGTACAACGATAAGTCTTAGATTTTCAAAATCTGTTTCTGTGTAGTCTGTACTTCTGTTTCCAGATGGCGGATTTTCCGGAAAGAAGATGCCCTCTCTCTTAAATAGCTTGATTCTGTCGGCATCGATACCAAGTTTTTCTTGAATTTCTTTTGGTCTCATTGAACTTCGACCTCCTTTCAGGACTCATTCTAACAAGTGGGGACTTTATCCCCGTCAAGCATTTTTTTAAAAAAATAATAAAAAATTTCTTTATTTCTTTACTCAAAAACATCCCCAATTCTTTACTATTTTTCGTTCCATTTTATCCATAATAATATTCTACATCATAAATTAACAGATACTTACGCGCTTTTAATGATTTATACCAACATCCAACCTGACCATACAACCTCAAAAAAATCCGAAAAAACATCTAAATCGTCCACTCGCGAGGGCTGACATCTAACCTGTACACTCACCGAGCACTGACATCTAACCTGACCACTTAACTATTAAATACGGCCATTATGGACTTGTTTCCGTAAAGCGAAAAAATCACGTTTTTATAAAATGGGTTTCATACCCATATGTGCGGAAAGCCTTGATAAAAAAGGGTTTTCTCATATTTACTTTTCACTTCTTGACATTAATACTACGCACTCAACATGCCCCGTTTGCGGGAACATGTCCACAGGCTGGACTTCTTTCGTACTGTAGCCTAGCTTGTCTAATAGGCCTAGGTCTCGGGCCAGGGTACCTGGGTCGCAGGAGACGTAAATTATCTGTTCTGGTTTAAGAACTGCTGCTGTTTCTAAAACTGTTTTGTCGCAGCCTTGGCGAGGGGGGTCTAGCACTATGACATTTGGGTTTATGCCTTTGTCTTTTAGCATAGGCAACACCTCTTCTACTTTCCCTGCTAAAAACTCAACATTTGCAATGCCGTTTAACAGAGCATTTTCTTTGGCATCCTCAATTGCCTCTTCAATTTCTTCGATGGCATAAACACCTTTACCCTGTTGGGCTAAAAGTAGAGACAGCACTCCTACGCCGCAGTATAAATCAAATACTGCCTCCTTACCTTTTAGAGCAGCATAATCCAGGACTTTCCTGTATAAAACCTCCGTCTGCCTTGGGTTAACCTGTAAAAAAGCAGCTGGTGAAAGCTTTATTTTTAGTCCACATAAATTTTCTTCTAACTGTTCTTCACCGCCTAAAAGGATAAACTTATCTCCTAAAATCCTTTTGTCGTTTTTATTAATGTTATGTACAACTGTTACAACATTTTTCATATCCATAAGAAGCTGCTCAGCTAATTTTTTCCCTAGTGGAAAAGCTTCATTTGAAGTTACTAAGATAATCATCATCTTCCCAGTAGCAAAACTTCTTTTGATAATCACATGTTTTAGATTATTTTTATCATCTATACCATAAGTGACTTTAAGGCCCGCTTTTACAAATAAATCCTCCAAATATTTAATAACTTCCATAAATTCTTCCGGCAATAGCTTGCACTGCTCAATTGGAATCAGATCATGGCTGCCTGGCCTGAAGTAGCCTAAACGGATTCTTCCGTCCACCAGCCCAACATGAAGCTGCGCTTTATTCCGATAATACCAGGGTTCTTCCATACCAAGAGTTGGTTTAAGTATAAAACTATCTAATTTTCCTATCCTTTGCAAAGCATCTCTAACCCTCTTGGCCTTTTCTATCAACTGCTGTTCATATATTAGGTGCTGAAGTTGGCAGCCTCCGCAGGCATCGTAGCTAGAACAGTTTGGCTGACTGCGTAGCGGTGATGTTTGTATAATTTGGACAATTTCTCCTTGCCCAAATTTACTTTTAACTTTAGTCAGCTTAATTCTTACCGTTTCACCTGGTAAAGCGCCAGGAATAAATACTGCCAAACCTTCTATTCTCCCTACACCAGCTCCTTCGTGAGAAAGGCCGGTAATTTCCAAAGTATGTATCTCTCCAACCTGTGGCCTCATTGTTTCAGCTCCTTGTAAGTAGTACAAACTCTCTATTATAAGTATTCTGCAATGCAGAAGCACCATATTATCATGTAACGCTAAATGTGTAACTCATATGTGGAAATTCTATAATGTATAAACCATCAAGCTACTGACAAAATAAAAATAAGCAGGCTTAAAATTAAAGGAGGTATTTAATGGATAAAATCCAATTAAGAACCCAGTTTTATGATGAATTTGTTGCCAACCTACAACAAATTCTAGCAACTCCTACTGATCAAGTCCAGAATAATTACCTTGACTTAGGTCAAGTCAAACAAATAAAAAGGGAAGAGTTAGCTCAAGTACCTGACTTACCAAGAAATGACCCATTGGAAATAGTATTTGAACTATTGTCAGCTGAAATTCAAAAAGAACATTTGCAGAAAGTCTCTTTAGGCTTTAACGAGTATTTTAAATCTTATCTTCGCAAGATCAACGAGGAAAATGCAGAAACTCTTACACATCAGTATTTCCAAAAAACAGTCTGTTTGTTTCGTAAAATTTTAGCTATTAACTTCTGTTTTATTCAAGAAATATGGCTTTATTTATGCAGTTGCTTTAAAACTATTGGCTTATTTCTTTTAGAACAAAATTTGATTCAAGGATCTTTACTTTATTGGGACTATATAGCCAAAATTGGTAACATAGCAGCACGCCATAGTTTACACACACAACAATTACAGCGCTCAATGCGCATTTTGGAAGTTCAAGCCAAGGAAGATGGTTATGAGGAATTGGCTGCTACGCTTAATAGTCTACGAATTCATTTGGAAAATTAGGTGAGATGGTGTTTAACTACGAAGAATACAATTTAATCATTCTTTCCTTAGTCGGCGGTTTAATTAGTTTGCTAGGGTCAGTTGGTATTTTTGTCTCTCTAACAGTTCAGCGCAGAGTTGAAAGACTGCAGGAGCTCTTAGAAGAGCTGATTGATTTATCTTATGATAAAGAACACAATATCACTCGTAAAATTTTTCAACTGATTCAAAAGTATCAGATGTATTACATACTCCCTCATGGGCCTAGTAAAACTATTATGCAATACTTGGATTTCACCATGACTTTAGTCACTGTTACCTGGTTAGCATTACTTTTTTTAAGTTTTACCCCTCCCTTTCGAATTATTTCTTTTATTTATTTAATTCCAGTTTTGGGAGGGCTGATTCTAATGGTTTTTTACCGCAAACTCTTGCAAAATGCCATTAATCCTTTAGACAATCAGCTTTTCAACGCAATCATTCCACCACCAGTTAACTTACGCAGCGTGTCATTTTTATCAAGCTATGTAAACGTATCAGTCCATTCTATACTGCAGCAGGCTAGATTAAGTATGGTTCTCCGGCGGATTAAAAGAGAAGATTGTGTGGGTCAAACTTGCTATGATGCAGAAATTGTATTAAAAGAAGAGCTTTCTTTTGATGATTTTTTCTATCTTGTGTCTTTTCCTTTAAATGGATCTAAAGATTCCTGTTTTGTCGCTTATGGTCATTTACAAATTAGTTTTCCTCCAGATCCAGTAACTAGAAAACCTATTCCCATTAATCGCAATGTAAATATTACACTTGGCTGGTGTAACTGGTCCGCATTGCCGAAAGACAAAATCGAAGCAAAACTTTATATTTTTCCCCTTGGTGAAAAACATCCTATTTTGTATCAATTTATATTTTTACCAGAAATGCAATATTATACAGTTGAAACTGACCCATTACCTGTCATTGATCGCAAAATTACTTTTACAGTAACAAAGGACAATGCTCTTAAAATTATTGATGGCGAAAAGGAATTGCCCTGTTTTGATTTAATTGCAGCGGAATTACGACTTGATTCGGGAAGAAAATATTTAGATTATGAAAGCTCAGATATTAGATCTATTGATTGTATAGCCGAAGTTTATATTAAATAATGACACTATTTCTGGACATAATACTAGAGAAAGGAGGAGGTTAAAACAATGACAGTCCCATTCATAGTTCTCACTACAATTATTGTTTTAGCAGCGGCTATCTATCTACTAATTGTTCATAAACCATCTCCCACTTTTCAAAAAAAGCCTTACAAAAGGCCAAAAGGGTATGGTAATGGAGATTTTGAATTTGCCGAAGAGTTAGCGTCTATTTTAATGGATAAAAAGCGAAAATCCTCTACATATTTAAAAAGCAATATTGTTCTCCTAATCAAAGATCCTTACTGGTTATATACTTTTTGGGAAATTAGCCCTAGCGATCAAGAAAGTTTTGACAAGATTAAAAAAGAACATCTGGACTTCTCGATTTCAGACCTTATACTGCGAATCTATAATATCTCTCAAGGCTCAATAAATGCCCCCTATTTCGATTTATTAGTAGAAAATAATCTTTCCGACTATTATATCCGGGTTAATCCTGGGAATAAATACTTTGTGGAAATAGGTTACCAGGTTGAAGGAATTTTCTTTGCCTTAGCTCGCTCTAACCAAGTAACAACACCCGCTTGCAGTATTTCAGCTAATATTGATCCAAACTGGGTTCCCGACAAAGCAGTTTGGCAATCTATACAGGAAACGATAAACCTGCAAGTACCTGGTTCAGAGTACATGCAGACTATTTCCTCAGCAAAACTTACCCCCTAGATTGAAAGGATTGATATTTTTGTCTAAAGGTTACCTGGCTTTCGTTTTGCACGCCCACTTACCTTATGTCAGACATAAAGCAGAAGAATTCTACATCGAGGAAAGATGGTTGTTTGAAGCATTAAATGAAACATATATCCCATTGCTGCAAATCTTAGAAAAATTAAGAGATGAAGAAGTTCCCTATCGTTTAACTATGTCCTTCAGCCCTACCCTAATTTCCATGTTAAACGATCAGTTGCTGCGCACTAAATTTCAGCAGTATTTAGAAACATCTCTTAAATTGGCTCAGAAAGAAATTATTAGAACTAAAGATGCGCCGGATTTTCAACCTTTAGCAAAAATGTATTATGAAAGACTGCAAACCAATTATGCTACTTACGTTGATAAATATAGCCAAGATATATTAAAAGGATTTAAGCTTTTGCAGGAATTGGGTAACTTAGAGATTATAACCAGCTCAGCAACCCATAGTTATTTGCCCCTTTTTAGTTTAAAACCGGAAATTGTTCAAGCACAGCTTGCTGCTGGCATAAGGACTTATGAAAATGTCTTTAACCAGAAGCCTCCAGGGATTTGGCTGCCAGAGTGCGGATTTTTTCCTGAGCTAGATGTTTTTTTGGCTAAAGAGGATCTAGGCTATTTTTTTGTTGAGACCCATGGCCTCTTATTTGCAAATCCCCGGCCCCGTTATGGTACTTATGTGCCCATTCGTTGTCCAGGGGGCGCTGCTGCTTTTGCTCGGGATCATGAATCTTCAGTACAAGTATGGAGTTCAACAGAAGGCTACCCTGGAGACCCTTGGTATCGGGAATTCTACCGTGATATTGGATACGATTTAGATTTAGAATATATTAAAGATTTTATCCATCCAGATGGAATTCGCCTGGATACAGGCTTCAAGTACTACAGAATAACAGGAGAAGGAAATGATAAAAAACTGTACTTAAGAGAACGGGCCCTAGAAAAAGCGCATTATCATGCTAAAGATTTTTTGTATAAAAAAAGACAACAGTTGACGTATCTAACAAATCAAATGGAAGAGGATCCAATTATTGTAGCACCTTACGACGCAGAATTATTTGGCCATTGGTGGTTTGAAGGACCAGAATGGTTAGAACATGTTATAAGACAAGCAGCAGCTCAGGGAATTACTTTAATCACTCCCTCTGAATATTTAGCTGAACATGAAAATTTACAGCCTTCAACTCCTTGCGCTTCTAGTTGGGGCAATGGTGGTTATAATTCCGTTTGGTTAGACAAAACAAATAATTGGATTTATAAAGATTTGTACCAAACAGGAGAAAAAATGATCAACTTAGCAAATATTTTTACCAACCCAACTTCAGTAGAAAAACGTGCTTTAAACCAGGCGGCCAGGGAAATATTACTTAGCCAAAGCAGTGATTGGGCATTTATTATGAAGACAGGTACTATGGTCGATTATGCTAAAAGAAGGACCTTGGAACATTTAGAACGGTTTAGAAAAATATATGATAGCGTTCTTCAGCATCAGATTGATGAAATTTGGCTTAAAAGAATGGAAAAAACGGATAATATTTTTCCGGATATAGACTACCGCATCTTTGCCAGCAATAGCAAGTAAAAAGCAGCCTTCCAGGCTGCTTTAGTTGTTTTCTTAGATTGTTTCATCAATGTTTGCTTTTAATTGGTCTTTAGGCATATAGCCTACCAAACGATTAGCTATTTCACCATCTTTAAATATATAAAGAGTTGGAATACTCATTATACCAAAGCGACTAGCAGTTGAAGGGTTTTCATCCACATTTAATTTGACTACTTTAAGTTTTTGTCCATATTCTTCTGCTACCTGTTCCACAACAGGAGCAATCATTCTGCAGGGTCCGCACCATTCAGCCCAAAAATCAACTAGGACAGGTACCCTGGATGATAATACCTCTTCCTGAAAGTTACTATCAGTGACTTTCGTAATTCCCATTTAAATCCCCACTTTCTTAATAAAATCTGCCTATTTTTGCTTTTATTATACTTATGTTACTATACGCTTGCAATGATTTAGCAAAATATTAGCCTATAACAAAACTTTGTGCATTATCTCATCTAACTGAGATAAGGTACTGCATTCTACCATCCGACAGTATTTCCCTAACAAATAAATAGCACTATACTGATTCCATAAATTCTTCGCAATTGGGTTTAGCCAAAAAACCCCTTTTGTTTTGCGCGCAATTTTTCTTAGCTCCTCTACTGATTCTTCACCAGCCACTGTTTTGGCATCGCTCACAATAATTATTATCTTATTTTTAGTCAGCATTCGATCAAAGTTAACTTGCATTCCGTGTAAGCTTTGGGCTATATTGGTACCCCGTCCACATTCCTCCTTGGCTAATTCAAATAATTCTTCTAAACTTTGCTGGGAAAGTTTTCCTTCCAATTGGGGGCTAACCCACATAATTCTTTCGGCAAACAAGAAAGTTTCTAGTCGGAGAAAAGATTTAATTAAGCCATAACAAAATTGCAATACAAAGGAGCTATATCTCTCCATAGAGCCGGAAATATCACAAAGTAGTATATTAAATCGGGCTTT contains the following coding sequences:
- a CDS encoding MerR family transcriptional regulator; its protein translation is MRPKEIQEKLGIDADRIKLFKREGIFFPENPPSGNRSTDYTETDFENLRLIVVLTKSGLTCSDIRKMQDGECTLEEAILSRKNNIEAEIARKRNSLELLSELLDDKAEFETFETERYWNVITKKEAAGEEFIDIEDMYGYRPVSLIRSICCPHCGAEYEVDLEDYMYDQSSDEKENGMGPDTVYSFNSEDSYECPDCGTVIQIEGWIREYPMGAYDSEDISVDEWED
- the trxA gene encoding thioredoxin, with the translated sequence MGITKVTDSNFQEEVLSSRVPVLVDFWAEWCGPCRMIAPVVEQVAEEYGQKLKVVKLNVDENPSTASRFGIMSIPTLYIFKDGEIANRLVGYMPKDQLKANIDETI
- the rlmD gene encoding 23S rRNA (uracil(1939)-C(5))-methyltransferase RlmD yields the protein MRPQVGEIHTLEITGLSHEGAGVGRIEGLAVFIPGALPGETVRIKLTKVKSKFGQGEIVQIIQTSPLRSQPNCSSYDACGGCQLQHLIYEQQLIEKAKRVRDALQRIGKLDSFILKPTLGMEEPWYYRNKAQLHVGLVDGRIRLGYFRPGSHDLIPIEQCKLLPEEFMEVIKYLEDLFVKAGLKVTYGIDDKNNLKHVIIKRSFATGKMMIILVTSNEAFPLGKKLAEQLLMDMKNVVTVVHNINKNDKRILGDKFILLGGEEQLEENLCGLKIKLSPAAFLQVNPRQTEVLYRKVLDYAALKGKEAVFDLYCGVGVLSLLLAQQGKGVYAIEEIEEAIEDAKENALLNGIANVEFLAGKVEEVLPMLKDKGINPNVIVLDPPRQGCDKTVLETAAVLKPEQIIYVSCDPGTLARDLGLLDKLGYSTKEVQPVDMFPQTGHVECVVLMSRSEK
- a CDS encoding VWA domain-containing protein encodes the protein MERYSSFVLQFCYGLIKSFLRLETFLFAERIMWVSPQLEGKLSQQSLEELFELAKEECGRGTNIAQSLHGMQVNFDRMLTKNKIIIIVSDAKTVAGEESVEELRKIARKTKGVFWLNPIAKNLWNQYSAIYLLGKYCRMVECSTLSQLDEIMHKVLL
- a CDS encoding DUF4912 domain-containing protein yields the protein MTVPFIVLTTIIVLAAAIYLLIVHKPSPTFQKKPYKRPKGYGNGDFEFAEELASILMDKKRKSSTYLKSNIVLLIKDPYWLYTFWEISPSDQESFDKIKKEHLDFSISDLILRIYNISQGSINAPYFDLLVENNLSDYYIRVNPGNKYFVEIGYQVEGIFFALARSNQVTTPACSISANIDPNWVPDKAVWQSIQETINLQVPGSEYMQTISSAKLTP
- a CDS encoding DUF1957 domain-containing protein → MSKGYLAFVLHAHLPYVRHKAEEFYIEERWLFEALNETYIPLLQILEKLRDEEVPYRLTMSFSPTLISMLNDQLLRTKFQQYLETSLKLAQKEIIRTKDAPDFQPLAKMYYERLQTNYATYVDKYSQDILKGFKLLQELGNLEIITSSATHSYLPLFSLKPEIVQAQLAAGIRTYENVFNQKPPGIWLPECGFFPELDVFLAKEDLGYFFVETHGLLFANPRPRYGTYVPIRCPGGAAAFARDHESSVQVWSSTEGYPGDPWYREFYRDIGYDLDLEYIKDFIHPDGIRLDTGFKYYRITGEGNDKKLYLRERALEKAHYHAKDFLYKKRQQLTYLTNQMEEDPIIVAPYDAELFGHWWFEGPEWLEHVIRQAAAQGITLITPSEYLAEHENLQPSTPCASSWGNGGYNSVWLDKTNNWIYKDLYQTGEKMINLANIFTNPTSVEKRALNQAAREILLSQSSDWAFIMKTGTMVDYAKRRTLEHLERFRKIYDSVLQHQIDEIWLKRMEKTDNIFPDIDYRIFASNSK